In a genomic window of Corynebacterium lizhenjunii:
- the glnA gene encoding type I glutamate--ammonia ligase: protein MAFQSITDIVAFIEKEDVKFVDIRFTDVPGAEHHFSIPASEFTEETAAEGLAFDGSSIRGFTTIDESDMTLLPDPATAHIDPFRSAKTLNIKFFVHDPFTHEPFTRDPRNIARKAEEYLASTGIADTCNFGAEAEFYLFDSVRYSTDVEHAFYEVDSDEGWWNRGQDSNFDGSPNTGFKTRIKGGYFPTAPVDKHGEVRDAMVANLQKVGFQVERFHHEVGGAQNEINYRFNSMLHAADDIQTFKYIIKNTALQFGKSATFMPKPLAGDNGSGMHAHMSLWKDGAPLFYDEAGYGGLSDIARYYIGGILHHAGAVLAFTNPTLNSYHRLVPGFEAPINLVYSQRNRSAAIRIPITGANAKAKRIEFRAPDPSGNPYFGFAAMMMAGLDGIKNRIEPHAPVDKDLYELPPAEAASIPQAPTTLEASLEALRGDTDFLTEGDVFTEDLIDTYIQYKYDKEITPNRMRPTPQEFEMYYDC from the coding sequence ATGGCCTTCCAATCCATCACGGACATCGTGGCGTTTATCGAGAAAGAAGACGTAAAATTCGTCGACATCCGGTTTACCGATGTCCCCGGCGCTGAACACCACTTCAGCATCCCGGCCAGCGAGTTCACAGAAGAGACCGCCGCCGAAGGTCTAGCCTTCGACGGATCCTCCATCCGTGGCTTTACCACCATCGACGAGTCTGACATGACGCTGCTGCCGGACCCCGCCACCGCGCACATCGATCCCTTCCGGTCCGCGAAGACACTCAACATCAAGTTCTTCGTCCACGACCCGTTTACCCACGAGCCCTTTACCCGCGACCCGCGCAACATCGCCCGCAAAGCCGAAGAATACCTGGCATCCACCGGCATCGCAGACACTTGCAACTTTGGCGCCGAAGCCGAGTTCTACCTCTTCGACTCCGTACGTTATTCCACCGACGTGGAGCACGCCTTTTACGAAGTAGACAGCGACGAAGGCTGGTGGAACCGCGGACAAGATAGCAACTTCGATGGCTCCCCCAACACCGGGTTCAAAACCCGCATCAAGGGCGGCTACTTCCCCACCGCACCTGTGGACAAGCACGGCGAAGTCCGCGACGCCATGGTAGCCAACCTGCAGAAGGTCGGCTTCCAGGTTGAGCGCTTCCACCACGAAGTCGGCGGCGCACAAAACGAAATCAACTACCGCTTCAACTCCATGCTGCACGCGGCCGATGATATTCAGACCTTCAAGTACATCATCAAGAACACCGCCCTGCAGTTTGGGAAGTCCGCCACCTTCATGCCCAAGCCGCTAGCCGGCGACAACGGCTCCGGCATGCACGCCCACATGTCCCTGTGGAAAGACGGCGCCCCCTTGTTCTACGACGAAGCCGGCTACGGCGGGCTGTCCGACATCGCCCGCTACTACATTGGCGGCATCTTGCACCACGCGGGTGCTGTACTGGCCTTTACCAACCCCACACTGAACTCCTACCACCGCCTAGTCCCGGGCTTTGAAGCGCCCATCAACCTGGTTTACTCCCAGCGCAACCGCTCCGCGGCCATCCGCATCCCGATCACAGGTGCCAACGCGAAGGCAAAGCGCATCGAGTTCCGCGCCCCGGACCCCTCCGGCAACCCCTACTTCGGCTTCGCAGCCATGATGATGGCCGGCCTAGACGGCATCAAGAACCGCATTGAGCCGCATGCCCCGGTGGACAAGGACCTCTACGAACTGCCCCCGGCAGAAGCCGCGTCTATCCCGCAGGCCCCCACCACCCTCGAGGCCTCCCTGGAAGCCCTGCGTGGCGACACCGACTTCCTCACCGAAGGCGACGTGTTCACCGAGGACCTCATCGACACCTACATCCAGTACAAGTACGACAAGGAAATCACCCCGAACCGCATGCGGCCCACCCCGCAGGAGTTCGAGATGTACTACGACTGCTAA
- a CDS encoding HNH endonuclease signature motif containing protein produces the protein MNLDTFLAAHGTAIDHLALAAGCSAADLAARGASPQAASHIEHLYGVYYTGTSFTGRRRRSITAARTQGHGLFELMLIEDYVAKVGTTKREQRSWLLREELCATPSAKIDKVAKKRLATWRKPRAQPQPKATLTRHANGNATLTITGRDVEFTEVFNSIDQNSPDQSFLDLTRGKGGLSQTHYHAQVVVQLDDFAALHGRAQAAACTAANEGAGATSESTGALGAVRSVHANATDAAGVDAFPGADVGSDTGTGGYVAEGNPSDADVIVRATNGVRMSGAELLQRVFLDRGMIALVSREHGPLDLYRFERFASDKQRALLAAEGPGCNWLHCNVAFDKCQIHHLTPWVAGGQTNIRNLAVLCEYHNGVNEDSPPGGIPQSRGRMVRVKGRVAWQGPGGGPPVPTSPTN, from the coding sequence ATGAACCTCGATACTTTCCTTGCCGCACACGGCACCGCGATAGACCACCTCGCGCTAGCCGCAGGGTGCAGCGCTGCGGACCTTGCTGCCCGCGGCGCCTCCCCGCAGGCAGCAAGCCACATCGAGCACCTCTACGGCGTCTACTACACCGGCACCAGTTTTACCGGACGACGCAGGCGCTCGATTACCGCAGCCCGCACCCAAGGCCACGGCCTGTTCGAGCTGATGCTGATCGAAGACTACGTTGCTAAAGTCGGCACCACCAAGCGCGAACAGCGCAGCTGGCTGCTACGCGAAGAACTCTGCGCAACCCCTTCGGCCAAGATTGACAAGGTAGCCAAGAAACGCTTAGCCACCTGGCGTAAACCACGCGCCCAACCGCAGCCTAAAGCCACCTTGACCCGGCACGCCAACGGCAACGCCACACTGACTATCACTGGTAGGGACGTGGAGTTTACAGAGGTTTTTAACAGTATCGACCAAAACAGCCCCGACCAGAGCTTCCTCGACCTAACCCGCGGCAAAGGCGGGCTGTCCCAGACCCACTACCACGCCCAGGTCGTAGTCCAACTCGATGACTTCGCCGCCTTGCACGGGCGCGCCCAGGCCGCAGCCTGCACCGCCGCCAACGAAGGCGCTGGCGCCACCAGCGAAAGCACCGGCGCTCTTGGCGCTGTTAGAAGCGTCCATGCAAACGCCACAGATGCGGCCGGTGTTGACGCCTTCCCCGGCGCTGATGTCGGCTCTGATACTGGCACGGGTGGTTATGTGGCGGAGGGTAATCCTTCGGATGCTGATGTTATCGTGCGCGCGACCAACGGGGTGCGCATGAGTGGCGCAGAGCTGCTTCAGCGGGTCTTTCTCGACCGTGGGATGATAGCCCTTGTCAGCCGCGAGCATGGTCCGTTGGACTTGTACCGCTTTGAGCGCTTTGCTTCTGATAAGCAGCGTGCCTTGTTAGCCGCTGAGGGTCCGGGGTGTAATTGGCTGCACTGTAATGTCGCGTTTGATAAGTGCCAGATTCACCACCTGACCCCGTGGGTTGCTGGTGGGCAGACGAACATCAGGAATTTGGCGGTGTTGTGCGAGTACCACAATGGAGTCAATGAGGACAGTCCTCCCGGTGGGATCCCGCAAAGTCGCGGGCGGATGGTGCGCGTTAAAGGCCGGGTGGCTTGGCAAGGCCCCGGTGGCGGGCCACCGGTACCCACCAGCCCCACCAACTAA
- a CDS encoding RDD family protein, with amino-acid sequence MANKKTWLDGPTIPGENDFDAPGRWPGEKLGLPERGPGALAPVSRRAGAVAIDWLLAYAIAILITQVTHVFGGPALVMYVVWALIGIIGGWLFARTPGMALRGIGVARLDVPGERVGLWRAVARTLLTAFIFPAAMVDMDGRGMHDRGTGTVVIYS; translated from the coding sequence ATGGCTAATAAGAAGACCTGGCTGGATGGACCTACTATTCCGGGGGAAAATGACTTTGATGCTCCTGGCCGTTGGCCTGGGGAAAAGCTGGGGCTGCCGGAGCGGGGGCCGGGGGCTTTGGCGCCGGTGTCGCGCCGGGCGGGTGCTGTGGCTATTGACTGGCTGCTCGCTTATGCCATTGCAATCTTGATTACCCAGGTCACGCACGTCTTCGGTGGCCCTGCCTTGGTGATGTATGTGGTGTGGGCGCTTATTGGCATTATCGGCGGGTGGCTGTTTGCGCGGACTCCCGGCATGGCGCTGCGCGGTATTGGGGTGGCCCGTCTGGATGTCCCGGGTGAGCGTGTGGGGCTGTGGCGGGCTGTGGCGCGCACACTGCTGACGGCGTTTATCTTCCCGGCTGCGATGGTGGATATGGATGGCCGCGGTATGCATGATCGCGGCACCGGCACTGTGGTTATTTATTCTTAG